The Puntigrus tetrazona isolate hp1 chromosome 9, ASM1883169v1, whole genome shotgun sequence genome includes the window gaaaaaactaatgaaatacggtacaaaaaaaaaagaaaaaagagctgCTTTCATCTGAACTTTACTTAGAGGACTGAATTAACATGCATCGTTCATCATCAACATCATACGTAAGTCAACCCACAGTCGTCGTTTAACTCCGCTGAACTACACACTGACAGTGATTCCCTATGATATAGCACATAACAGACGCCCTttgcaaaaaaatgacataaaaatgcGGCTGTCAACAGAGCAAATGATATGATCTAGATTGCCATTTGAACAGCGGGAAGAGACATGTGGCTGCTGCTGTTAGTGGTCAGTTAGGCGTTAATATGCCAATGCTGAAcagttttctgaaaataaattaaaaaaatttaaaagtacCACACGTTTTGACTGCATGCAATGTAAACCTGGGAGAGCCTGATGTTGCTTTAATTGACTTCTTTGCCCTGATTGGCAGAACGCTGTCTTTTTGTCATGGCGCCATCTTGTGGTGTGAACTGAATTGCACTGATTTTAGAAGACGTGGGACGTTTCAGATCTGGTTTTCTCATGACCGATTTCTTCTCGATAGCGGCACTACGTTGCACGAATGAAGCTGATTGGTTGAAAAAGTATTCTACAGAGAGCAATTGTTTTTCAGGGAACACGGAGATAAAGTAGGTCCAGGCGGGCCTCGATCGCGTTACAGTCTTCATATTACCAAATCATCCCCTAAACAAATGCGCACGCGCACACGATACaagcacataaacacagaaactAGTCGTCAACACTATCagtactactaataataaaaacatacaggtgtcacgtctttggacttttattgtttttgtcgtgtgccacgtgttccgtgtgacctacttttgttaattgtgtcattgtaTTCACCTGTGTCTAGTTCATTTAGTGATTTCCcgtttgtatttaagttctagTTTGATCCTGTGTAATCGTCGGTTCTCGTCTTTAATatgcgtgtggtttttgtcctgcctgcccgCCCGCCCGtaaagatattgtttatttaatctctGAGAAGATTAAAGTGTTTTCGTTTACCTTATGCTAGTTGCGTGCTCTCATGctaaccacaccgtgacaacaGGATGCTTTGCAGCAGCAAAGTAGTGAATGCTGCTCTTTATGAAGtagttatatttagttttgcCATTGTCGACGTTTGTCGCCGCTGACAAACATTATAACTTATGGCCTCATGGTCAGTTATTCCTCACACGACAACGACCGGTCAAGAAATCACATTTTGAAGAGGatgtacacacaaataaaacactgaactctttgaaatgaaactttgaatatgcagattttattttttaaagatatagcGTGTGGTTTCGATACTTCCACACGTGCTAGCATAAACAGACGTATTAATCACGAAACCACCAGTTGCCATAGCAACACTACAGACAAATCTTagattatatatgttatttatcaAGCATTACAATTGGTTCCACGCTGTATTGTGCATGAAACGAGCACTAAATCAGCACATGGAAGTGCAGAAAGTGATAGTGAAGAAATATGTGACTGTAGTAAtggacatttttatatatgttaaaatgatcatttaaaacgGTTACAATATTTCACTATATCTCTGTTCTTAACTGCGTGTTGAGTTCTTCTTACTTGGGGAGTAACGACTGTAATAGAAGGAGTAAAGAGGCTTGGTTTGGGGTCTTACAATGCACAGGGATCAGCTGAATAGCAGGAGAGATGAACATCAAAAAGATCAGCCTGTGAGGTTTACCGCAATGACAgtcagttttaaaaagaaaagtcatcATTTGGAGAGCAAAATCAATAGAGCGTGCTTTTAAAAACCCGGAGTCTCAGCTGAGCAATCtcctttttgaaaaataatcaaaagaaaaGGAGCAAGAAGCATTGCTGAACACCGCTCATTGATCTTCATTCAGCCTCCCAATAGAGTCCAAGTGTGTTTGACTGATCTGATCTCTGAATCTCGGGCCTTTCCTCCCCTGCTGAGGCGTCAATACCTCAGCTTGAGAGACCATTTTAAAGTACCCATCACTTCCTCACGCTCCCCGAGCGACAGGCTGAGAGTAGTCTCTCTGTGGGTGAACTTGGTTATATTAAGCCAAGACTTCACCAGGCTCTATGCATGTGTCTCGACAGACCATCCAACGTGGAATCCGAGAAAATGATCTGCCCTGGAAATAGCAAAGCAAGCACAATTGTGCGAAAGCCTTCAAAGGTTTAAGTGTGATAAAATTTCCTCTGAGATTCAGCAGGTGATTCTTTTTGGAAGGATACCTAGGAGCTCATTTCCTTTCATAACTCGAAAATAAAAGCTAAGCCAGCGATAGTGGTTGATCTATCCATACGTAACTACTTTTTCTAAAGGACTTCTATaacatttagacttttttttcaataaaacttGCTTTTTAAGCTCAATTTTAGTTGTTCTCTGGTTAAAAGGTGTATAAACCAAATTCAgatttataaaactttttttttttttttccaagaaaatttgtttttttttaagctgaatTTTTGTTCTCATGATGAAAAGCTAAATAAGCCAAATTCAGCTTTATTAAAGGCTCTATATTAAAGTTTTtccaatacattttatttgatttttgtcaGATAAATAAGGCTTTTTTAGCTCAGTTTTTAGTTGTTctctggaaaaataaaataaaatttgcatcATAGGATCCCGTAAAAAAACTGTCCCAGAAACAATTGTCTTCGAATGACGGTACATTAACGCCAAGATCCAAGACCCCTCTCCTTGAACATAACATGTGTGAGGCAAGGCAAGCAGCTGATCTGATGATTTATTGTAAAGACACTatgtttacagtaaatacagaaTTCCAGCATATCAAGGCCTGTGATACTATGAGGATTATTTCTATACGAGAAGCATATACAACCTCTGTCAATGAACAGAAAGAGCGGTCCATATGAAAGCTGTGTGGAGCACTCAGCACAAAGAAAGCACTTTCTGTTTGAGATGGTCCTCCACTGCGTGATAATGTCACCATCTGCTGGTAGAATCACGGAGGCTGCATATAAGCTTATACACTTTAAGCTTGAAACATACAGACGAGATGAACGCACGCTTTCGTTTAATACAGGTCAAAGTGCTTTGTTAAAACCAAAGCACGTGCTGAGGTGTTATCCTGCAACAGTTCTGaatgataaaacattaaatacaggtgggtgtgggtgtgggtgggtgtgtgtgtgtgtgtgtgtgtgtgtgtgtgtgcgcacgctCGCGACCCAACAAGAGATTGTTAATAACACATCTTAAGAGTAAAATGCGATAAataaagtgttcatttaaaatgaattaaataaaaaatgcagagCAGGACACGATTTTATCCATCACTGGATTGTCAAAAATGGTTGTTACACACCTGAACGGGTTCAAAGAAGCATACGTGTATAAGTGCATTTTGTTAAAGCATTATGAAGAATGACATTATAATCATGACATAGAGGAACTTGAATAGGCTGAATAACGTCGATTTTGTGCATGCGTGCAACTGAAGTGGGAACCAAAAGAAATGGATACCAAGTAATTCAGCGAAGACATTTTCAAGAATAACCCACAGCGTGAAGCAGCACTTGTATTCATGAAGTCCAgttataatatcaataataattatCCTTATGAGTAATAACAATAGCATATCCAATCGCATTCAGTGTCCGATCCAAAGCCTTTCTCCAACGTCAGGCCAGTTTTATGGCTCCTAAGAAGGTGGAATCACCATCCAGAGAGATATTAGCATGGGTACGAGGTATCAGAAGCTCCAGTCTGTCCCCAGAGTCCAACTTCACCACGCCTGCACATCGGATGCTCAGTTACATTCATTTGTAATAACAagtgcattatatatttattcatatatgcGCGGTGCTTCTCTAGAAGACATTTAAATCACTCTAACAGTAATTTTCGCAGCggtacattatatttaaatctgaaagtaatCCGAAAGTAAAAAGCAATCGTAACGTCATATTTGGAATTTTTGGAACATATTAATCATGCATTTACTGGTCGCATTCTATTTCTAGACTTCCTGACCGTGTGGTAACGAATGTGGTCTAGTTTCTGTCACTGGGTGCTCGTCACAAAAGAACTGTTCACATTTCAACCCAAAACcacaagaaagaaataagaatatAAGCAATTACATTCAGCTTAAAGAAAAGCAGATATTATAATACAgatattgtaaaaattatttgtaataatgaaATTGAGAAAAGTGTCCGGAAGCATTAGAGTGATGAGAATGTGGCCTCTTTTGTAACAGCGATTAAAGAGACACTCACCTCCCGTGTAGCAGGTGTAGAAATGATTGACTCGATTCATGCTCTGAATGCAGCGGAACAGATCAACGTGCTGACTCTCGTCTCCAACCACGTTCTTCTTTATACGAATCACGATGTGGCCCATGGCGAACGTATAGTCTGTGTAGTAAACCTGGGAAAAGGAGAGCTTgaaataatgaggaaaaaacACCGAGCACGGTGTTGGGATGTTTCAAAGAGGCCAAAAGGACTCAAGAATGCGTCGTACACGGAGAACGTATGTGTACCTGACTATAGATGAAGAAGAATCCTTCCTCTTTGACTAAAATGGTGCCCTGCTCTTCTTCCAGAGCTGTTCCACGCTTCAGTCCGACTTGCCATGGGATGGCTGTGCACATTTCCAAAGCAAActctgacaaaataaataaatatataaatatatgtcagATGATTAGTTGCATCCAAATTAAAGGTTCGCATAATATACATATGCATtgagtgtatatttattatgtatatataaatacacaaaaatgcatgtgttcatataatacatatatttataatatcaatttcatgcatataaatacagatgatgtaaatacatgtattatagtattatatatatatatatatatatatatatatatatatatatatatatatatatatatatatatatatatacacacataataaatatacaacactcacacacacatacatacttttgtaaaaattttgtatgcaattcatcacaattaatcatttgacagcactaaaataaatattgttttatgttgGGTCAGATAAAGATTTCAAATCCTTCCTATAATAGTTTAAACATTgtgttaaaaacatcaaataatcTGAGCTGGCATGTGCCGCTCAATCTGTTAAGATCAAAAACAATATCATAGGTATTTTATCTTTTAGCAAATTATTGGATGATTGATAGGTTTCTGTACAATCTGCTCAGTTATGTTTAGAGTTTGGGGTAGGAGCAGGCctttatgctatttattttgtattttagttgcGATTGGAACTGGGCTGTAAAATCAGATCAAAATAATCAGGAACTTTCAAATGAAATCCTGCGCCCAATTCTAGTAATAGGATTCTCTGCAACTTTCCTTTCATCACTGACATGTTATGGAAGTGTTCAGAATGTGTGCAGAAGTTCAGAACATGTAAGGCCAGTTATAACAAATGAAGTTACAATGCGTCTTCATAGTAAAATGAACTCTTCCATGGCTCTAGCAAAACGCAAGGTCACAATTGACAAAATGGATCACCTGAATGTAATCTAGCTCAAGTCTGTGCCAGATTGTAtggaataaaatgacatttacgaTACCGCAATTTTACAAAACTCCTTCAGTACCTTTCTGGaaggtttttttcttgttgtttgcCATCATTTGTAAACAGGGCTGGGATTCTGTGGAAAGATGTTTTCACacggaaaaaaaatacagaacgtgaatgcattattattaaatacttcCTAAAATGTTGTCTGTAAGTGAAGAACGATTATGGAGTTGGAtcttatgtaataatattataaggACATTGAATTCAGTGACTCATAAAGCAACAGGATATGCAGATGTATAATGGTGCACTTTTGCACattgtgcatgtttttgtttttttaatttatttagtggTTTTAATCTTACACCATCTGTCCTCCGCACCATTCCTGTCAGTATACACAAAAAACCACAGCTCATTTCAGTTAACgctcaaaaaagaaaagcagagacGAGCTTCATGGAATAAGCAGAAGTGTGCACTTGCCTGCTTTGTTTGACGTACGACCCAGGCTCCTTTTTGAAAGGACAGTATGGTCTGTTACGGGTTCATCCATCTCAGCCTGCTGCAGATACTGTACACAGACGACCAGAAACATAAACGGCTCAAAGAGCTTACACAAGATTACGTTTCATGACGGTCTGTTATTGGCACGGAACTCATAAAGATGGTCTTGTATGTGGTAGATTATAACGGACAATTTGACCAGCATGAAAGTGCTCAAAATATACATTGTTTTCACAGTTAGTTTGAAACAAGTAGATGTCAGACCATTAAACTGtgagtaaaaaatgtattcatttaaaagcagaaaattttacttaataatgACACTGCATAACGaccctttttttcttcatctaaCTTGTTTTAAACTCGGCATTGAATGTACAATATCGATATAAAAAGAAGCTATGAGAAgtaaaatattccttttttcaacattataaaatggtttaaatatttcattaaaccAGGGTTTCCCCTGAGCTTAATATAAGAAGTGTAGTGGGGTCGTGAgttgatttaaataatcattaattaaacactaaaaacagaaatatttgtttacCAGTGTGACCATTAAGAGAGTTACTGATGAAACTCATTTGggaatgtatttaaaatcaataaattacaaatgatttacTGCCATTGTGTGAATAACATATCATGCAATCTATCAAAAATAACTGCAATCTGATTATGAGCACTTGATTTTTTGGAAATCTGATTACATACTGTAATTcagattaaatgtaatcaacAAAATTGATGAACTGAATAGTTTCCTGTTTAGAGTGCATTCGTTCTCCAACAAGCCATAAGACTCTTGAGTCCGGATATTAAATTTACCCAGATATGATCCTTTAGACAGTTTTCCAAAGTGACTACTAACTGCTAACTAATGCAGTTCCTTTACATTCCATCACATTTAAAAGACACAACACTTTAGAAGGACATTTGATGTACATGTATTGTGGTCCAAACCTCAATGTTCCCCTTgccctcttcttcttcctgcCGATGGGTTTGTTTTTCTGCCTCCTTTACGGGTTCTTCTAGTGTCCCGCTTTGCTCCTCTCTCTTGCGGACCACCTCAGCTCTCAAACCCTCCACCTCGGCCTGCAGGGCCAGCATGTGGTACAGGGAGATCACAGACAGGGAGGAGGAGGTGATGGTAGCAATCACCAGCACCAAAAACAGCCAGGGCAACCTTCTCCTTTCACCCCGACCTGGACCGACATCTTCACCGGGCATGGTGGTAACAAACTTTTAGAAAATATGGTTATCAGTGAGTACATGTAGCCCGAATAGCATACAGAATCTGAGGAAACTTCTTTAAAGATCTCCACCTACCTCAAAACATCATCCTTAAAGTGAGAGGTTTCTACTCAGAAAGAAGCTTGtctggagtttttttttattacgccTGCTCAATCCAGTTCACCTTTATATGGAATTAATGTCCCCCCGAAGCTCTTAGCatacatttctttcagaaaaatcCCAGATCAGACTCTTACACAACTACCTTTCCTCTTCAAGCTGATATTTGTTGATGTGGAACAGAAGAAAACTGGTTTCAGCAGTTGAAGTCAAACTTAGTTCAAAAGCTACTGTACTCAACAAAAATGCCCTGCCTGCAGCAGCTCCCCAGCTAACGGTCTAGTTTTTGTGTCCCTTTCCTGCCAAGCTGTCCACACCCACCGTATTTAACACTGCTCTGCAACTGAAAGTTGCTTTGTCACCACTTACTTTGTGGCTGTTCCGCCAAACTGCGTCAAATGTGCACATAAAGGCAGATGAATTAAAAGGTCAGACTTGATAACCATAAATTAATAGCAGATAAGAAAGTTTATAAATGACAGTGACAAGAAAAACTAAAGCTATTCTTGGTATGAAatcaaacataacaaaaaaaaaacaaaaaacaaaaccagcatATCAGTTTCGTTCTTTTTAAACGTGGAGTTTCCACAGTGAAAACCAGAAACAGGAACTCTCCAAAGTACAAACAGACTCATGCAGCCAAGTTATCAGAAGGGTTTGATTTCTTTATTGCATGTTACCACACAGAAAATAGAAAGAGTGATCCAACTGTATGTACATGAACAAATGATTCGAATAGAAAATCCATAGCTCAAAACACAAATGTCGAAAGAATAAGAAAACCCTCCTTTGCACATTCAGAACTGAATCTTTCCGCTCTgctatttactgtaaaaagcaaatataaaacatgagcagcactttatattatttcatatattcagATTATGAACAAGATGAAATGAGATTTCAACATACAAACTAGCCCCAGAGAATGGCCAGAACATGCCAATGGTGCGTTAGTCAAATCTAGTAAACTCTtaagtagtatttttattttttttgtcatagttCAGCATCTTTGTTTCAAGGTTTACACTCAACCACACAAACATTCAATAAGGTATCATGGCACGTCACTTTGAGTTCAACTAAATGTCACattgcaaatcattttaatttgaaatgatttcCTATAAGATTTAGAGGCAGTTCTTATGAATCGGGCCTATAAGATCAATAATGACCATTAcagattatttcttttaaaatcaaaaggtCAATAAAGtgatgtacaaaatatcttatgtATAGAAACCATCCAAAAGCTGACGTCTTAGAAACTTTTTCCTCTTGCATTGGCTGGTTCCACTTCTTACTCGATTACAACTGTCCTGTTACTACATAACTAATAACCATAAATAATACTAGACATAACTGAAGACATCTAGAGCTCAGCTGTGCGACTATACAATCTCGTAAGCACCCTTAAGAATGACGGGGCCCGAAAGAGCCCTTAAAATCCTGAAAGGTGGACTTTGGAAGCCTGATATAACCTCTGGATTGAAGATAGCAATATCTGCATGCAAACTGACATAGGATCACTCTGCCTTGAAATCTGTCATCTTAAAATTCACAGGCAGTTTTCACGCATTACAAAAGACGTGAGCGTAAAAGTGCATCAGAGCTAAACGAAATGTGCTGAGCATCTAAAGCATGCAATAATTACAGATTTGTATGTGCATTGATGCAACACTACATAATGGTCGAGGTTCGCAAAGTCCACCGTTCACTTTTAATGGGTGCCTGATGGTCAACCATCAATGTGAGACTACAGAAACACGAACCTGATTAGATACAATAAATAATGCCAAAATAATGATCATTTTGCCAGCATTTACTCTTCCACACCTGTATGATTTCTTTCtcctgtggaacacaaaaggagaaatttCAAAGAAAGCGCTGGTTGATCTTCAATTACAACGAATGAGGACAGATTCAACTCATTGGAAAATAGTTTTAGCGAACAGCAAAACTTCTCGGCTGTGAACTTTTATCAATGAGTCCTTTTGAAGAGACTTGAGGCTTTTACCTGCAAGTGCATGGAAAAGAGTGGCCAATGtactcttcaaaatatctccttttcgTTCCGCTGAAGAAAGCCATGCAGTTATGAAAAGGCAtaaatggtgagtaaatgacggcaattttcatttttgagttgaTTAATCGTTACATTGTCGTGAATGTTTCTGCGTTTTAAAGGAAGATGCTAGAAAATGGATGTGTGACACAGTGCAACAGTCACCAATGGGCAGGTTTTTCAACATGATCCAAATAAAAACAGGTCATTGGTAAAGATCTGATGTTAAgcatttgatcttattaagagAAAGGAAAGACCTTATATACAAGTTGTGCAAATGGACTGTGCTTGGAACACTGTCAAGCAGCTGCTATGTGCGATTTCACTCTAACTTTCAGAAGATCACTAAGCCTGAGAGAGAGTAAACATACTTTAGTCTTGTTGTGTTGGTATTTTCATACAGTGCTCACAGTGAACTGTAGCCCGCATGAACATCAGTATAGAAATCTATACTACTCACACACAGCTCCATATGCAAATCCAAAACATGGGATCAAACCACAATGAGCTGATTTCCTGAGTGGATTTTAAACCTTCCGTAAAAAAAGAAGGCAGTGTGATAAAATAAAGCTTCAACACATTACAGCCGGGTATAGAAGATTGAATGCATGAAATGCCATAGACAAAGATGAGTGAACTAGGATCAGTTGCCCCTGGTCCATTTAACTGTATTCACTGgaatttaaaaaggcaaaaaaatattttagagccCTCTGTTCTATTAGGAAAAAAAGCgtgaatatatattacatataaacgaaataaataagaatataacTTCTCAATTTGTTTAGTAGTTCATTAAAATTGTTTAGTTCAGTAGGCTTAGGGAATTTTGGAGTAGCAGTTTGTCTTTAATGAGTAAAATAAAGCCACAGACATTATTACGTAACTCATGAATTTTAAACTACTTCTCTAAAACTGACGCATAAACTCAACAGTTCAAGCTCAGAAAGTAGTTCCGACCATTGTAAATTAACGATTTCCAATTACGTTTGCATGTGTGGTACGGATTTATGTATGCTTTTGAGGGcaaaatcagaaaataaagaaaaggacTCAGAGGGCATTTAATTCTCGAGGCAGATGCATTCatacttaatataaaaactgacaaaaaaaaatattctgaagtcTTAAAAAACGTCCGCcttctctattaaataaatgaaatagtaACTAATAAATTGTTGGTGTGTGATCAATGGAAAGAAAGAGCTTATGAAGTTGGGggggaaataataaaatatagagaATAAATTGTACATTCTATCTGAGAGGGTCCAGATTTAGAGCAGTCAGTAGTAGTTACTGTTCTAGATTATGGTGACGTTGGACGTCCCCTGGGCCGTCTCTTCTCGGGCATGGCTTTTAAGAAGCTCCTTCATGAACTGCTCTAGGGCGGCAAAATAGCCCTGGCACTGCCAGGTGTCATTGTGAGTACCCTCGGGAAAGATGGCGAGGCGTTTAGTCCGAGACGGCGACAGCTCATACAGCTGTTTCATCATCACCGGAGGGATGAGTTGGTCTGATAAGCCCGAAATGAAGAGAGACGGCATACGGCACAGTGCAACATGTCTATAGGACAGAAACTTGTTCTTGTAGCACCAGAGCGGTAGGTAACGCAttggaaagaaagagaacagCGTGGCCGCCATGTGCGGGATGCTCAGGAAAGTGTTCTCCATCATGATGGCGGCCACTCGATGCGGGTTGCATGACGCCAGACGGATGGCCACCGCTCCACCCAATGAGCGACCGAATAACACCACCTTGGTTTTGTCGATGTCCGGCCGGGCCATGACGTAATCCAAAGTGGCCTCTGCGTCCTGGTACAGTCCCTCTTCGCTAGGTTCTCCTTCGCTCTTACCGTAGCCTCTGTAGTCCACCAGTACCACGTTGGCCTTCAGATTGACCAGCATGAGCAGCGCGTTCGGGACACGGTGTCCAATGTTCCCCGCGTTGCCGTGGAAATATAAAATGGTGGGAGCAGCGGCGGGGTTTTCGCCGGTGTAACGGAGCAGGATGAGGTTGAGCCGCACGCCGTCTTTGGTGCGGATGAACACGTTCTCGTGGGGAATTCCCGTTGGCATTGGAACGTAAAGGCGCGAGGAAGAGGGCTGGTCGGGAAAGTAGAGCAGCACGTCCTGGAACTTGTACAGGATGCCGGCCACAGAGGCCAGGATGAGTCCCAGCAGGATGAAGCCTCCGTACAGGTGGAAGGTCAGAATGAGGGCCAGAAGGGAGACACGGCAGACTCCCCAAGACCACGAGCAAATGGTCAGCAAGCACGCCTCCAGTGCCCCCCATAACCTCCATGGCTTCTCCATGACAACTGGGATGACAAGAGTCTCCAAACTCACTGC containing:
- the abhd13 gene encoding protein ABHD13 — encoded protein: MEKPWRLWGALEACLLTICSWSWGVCRVSLLALILTFHLYGGFILLGLILASVAGILYKFQDVLLYFPDQPSSSRLYVPMPTGIPHENVFIRTKDGVRLNLILLRYTGENPAAAPTILYFHGNAGNIGHRVPNALLMLVNLKANVVLVDYRGYGKSEGEPSEEGLYQDAEATLDYVMARPDIDKTKVVLFGRSLGGAVAIRLASCNPHRVAAIMMENTFLSIPHMAATLFSFFPMRYLPLWCYKNKFLSYRHVALCRMPSLFISGLSDQLIPPVMMKQLYELSPSRTKRLAIFPEGTHNDTWQCQGYFAALEQFMKELLKSHAREETAQGTSNVTII
- the tnfsf13b gene encoding tumor necrosis factor ligand superfamily member 13B isoform X1, with protein sequence MPGEDVGPGRGERRRLPWLFLVLVIATITSSSLSVISLYHMLALQAEVEGLRAEVVRKREEQSGTLEEPVKEAEKQTHRQEEEEGKGNIEYLQQAEMDEPVTDHTVLSKRSLGRTSNKAESQPCLQMMANNKKKTFQKEFALEMCTAIPWQVGLKRGTALEEEQGTILVKEEGFFFIYSQLSFSQVYYTDYTFAMGHIVIRIKKNVVGDESQHVDLFRCIQSMNRVNHFYTCYTGGVVKLDSGDRLELLIPRTHANISLDGDSTFLGAIKLA
- the tnfsf13b gene encoding tumor necrosis factor ligand superfamily member 13B isoform X2, with product MPGEDVGPGRGERRRLPWLFLVLVIATITSSSLSVISLYHMLALQAEVEGLRAEVVRKREEQSGTLEEPVKEAEKQTHRQEEEEGKGNIEYLQQAEMDEPVTDHTVLSKRSLGRTSNKAESQPCLQMMANNKKKTFQKEFALEMCTAIPWQVGLKRGTALEEEQGTILVKEEGFFFIYSQVYYTDYTFAMGHIVIRIKKNVVGDESQHVDLFRCIQSMNRVNHFYTCYTGGVVKLDSGDRLELLIPRTHANISLDGDSTFLGAIKLA